GAGTTAGATGCATCACCGAAAGACCTAGGAACCGGACTATTGGTTGGTCAGATCGTAATGTTTGCTGGATTTATGGCAGGTGAACGTCGTCAAACTCATAAAAACGTCAAAGCAGATAATCTAAGGGTTCAAGTGTAATGAGTAGCGAACATCTTCACATAGAACTAGAAAATATCCATGTCCATATCCCAGAAGAACGTACTGGAATGCAACGCCTTTTATTGCGGGGACCTGAATATGGGCAGCATGTACTGAGGGGCGTTGACCTAGAGATAGAAGCCGTGCCCGGCACTTATACTGCTATAGAGGGTCCATCTGGTTCTGGTAAGACAACATTGTTAACCACAATCTTAGGAGGACTACCCGGCAATCAAGATCGACCTACTGAGGGTCGCGTGCTCTGGGATGGGTTCGATATATACGATATGAAACCAGTAGAGCGTAGCGAGGCTTTACGTCGTGTTGGTTTTATACCGCAAACTTTTCTGCCAATGAGGGGGCTTACTATAGCGGAAAGAGTAACACTGCCGTATCGTCTAGAGTCAAGATATGAGCGAAGGGCTGCCAATAAGACAACAAATAAAAAAGTCGCAGATGTTTTAGATGAGGTGGGCTTAGAGAAACTACCAACAAGTTCAAACGCTAATCTATCAAACGGAGAGATGCGAAGAATGGCATTCGCCTCTGCATTGTTGGGATCAGAGGTAGAAATGTTGCTTGCTGATGAGCCTACAGCTGGGCTGAACGGCTCTTCAAAAGACGGTATAAATAATCTTATGAGTCGGCTAAATGACGAGGGTATGCCAATGGTGTTTATTACACACGAGCAACACCAGGCAAAGACAACTGTAGACATACAGGATGGTAGGGTTGTGGGTAGGCATGATACTCCCGTGCGAGGTAAATATAGCGATAGCGCTGAAGATTCAGGAGTTGCATCATGAGTGAGAAGATTGATGTAAGTAGACAGGTTGGGGTGGGGCGCGATGAACTATGGATGCCCGACCATACGCTAAGTTATGATATAGACCGTAGCTATATGCTACTCGAAAAACTTGAACGCGTTGCTGGTGCGGTAGGTGACAGTATATGCCAGGCAGAGATTGACCAAAGTCTTGAGTTTGCAGAAAATGCAGTTAAACAATTTACTGAGTATAAAAAAGGCGGTAAAGTTGACGAGCGTCGTGGGCACACTTTCTTAATTCCTGTAACCGTGTCGGAAACAGAAGAAGCCCCCGGTGAGTCATACGAAGAAATTAAAACAGCTTTGCCGATGCTGCATTATGTTGATGCGATGACTCGGCATAGAACATTACTCAGCTTGCCGCCTTGTGAAGTGGGTAGGTATGAGCCATTTGAAGGTTCTGAAGTTAGCGGTATTGCCATGTACACGCCAATAACCGCCGAAATCGCAAACCAAAATGATCGACGTCAGGCTTTAAAAATAGCTAGGAATATTGTTAACGAGACGGTTGACTTCGCAGCGACTTACCATGGCTCTGATGTAGTAGGTTTAGGCGGAGTAATACCTGCCTTTACTCGTTTCGGCAAAAAGATAGACGTAGATGTAGAGACAACAACTGGTCATGCAGGTACGGTGCGTATGATTGCAGAAACTGTAGATATATCCAAAGAAGTCTTCAATATAGATGAGTCGAACAGCCTTTCACTTATAGGCTGCGGGTCAATAGGTAGTGCATTTGCTGAATATATGCTTGAGTCGCAACCCGGTACAAACCTACATGTCTACGACGATGACCGTGATACGCAACAGAGAATGGTACGTAAGCTTAGGGATATGTTTGGAGAAGAGCGGGTTGTACCCGCAGACAACATTAAACAGGCAATAGAAGCCTCTATCGTGACGGTTAGCGCCGTCATTGGTTCACTGGCTGAAAACGAAGGCTATGACGAAGTTGATTTTTATAGAAGAGTTTTGATTGATGACAGCCATCCACCAAGCGTCTCCCGTAACGATATTGAAAATAGAGGCGGGAATGTTATGTGGGTGATTGGTGATGGTGCCGGGATTATTAAGCGATTGCCTGTCCGTGAAGATATGCCTTCAGTGAAATTTTGCGGAGGCAAGGTAGCGCTAGAGTCTGATGTATGGGGTTGTGAAGCTGAAGTTGGGGCGCTAGCTGCTACCAGGGCTTTTGGTGCTATAAATAGTCCAGTAACTTCCGAAGATGTTCATGCAGTAGGCA
This portion of the Candidatus Saccharibacteria bacterium genome encodes:
- a CDS encoding ATP-binding cassette domain-containing protein — protein: MSSEHLHIELENIHVHIPEERTGMQRLLLRGPEYGQHVLRGVDLEIEAVPGTYTAIEGPSGSGKTTLLTTILGGLPGNQDRPTEGRVLWDGFDIYDMKPVERSEALRRVGFIPQTFLPMRGLTIAERVTLPYRLESRYERRAANKTTNKKVADVLDEVGLEKLPTSSNANLSNGEMRRMAFASALLGSEVEMLLADEPTAGLNGSSKDGINNLMSRLNDEGMPMVFITHEQHQAKTTVDIQDGRVVGRHDTPVRGKYSDSAEDSGVAS